From the Theileria parva strain Muguga chromosome 3 map unlocalized ctg_531, whole genome shotgun sequence genome, one window contains:
- the SNRNP200 gene encoding Sec63 Brl domain protein, with protein MAEHFVRFNRFNYRNNSNLVIQREGPAPRLDESTGEPESLAGRILHKMGDKVMHEAIKPKLKNKRAAQTVQDEPSRRRKTFLDISRGENVLNIDINVGLNYVPRSGYTRTKYQEMLTILQKILGDQPQSVLLSACDETLLSLKTENSAEERRALVEDVLGPVSDEVYYNLFHLSKELTDFKMASEQDTGGDTFDDTGLAVIFDEDDNQDTNEVVDPEGEEDDENELDPQLGIRYLGSEEDNANLDKEDDLNTNKIDGYWLQRELNSIYNDYNIAQATEKEILSILNIEDVQECENKLVLLLKYENFDFVKLLLRNRYKIIYCTRLGQAQSQDEKNKIFDEMSKTAQGQLVLQELSLINLKKTKQQLLTHNLEKELINMKTGHHKDLETKNEDELEVPDEFVETKEDVVQTATTTGLQVLDLENLVIKDGAQHMTNVKVVLPEGTERIEHKSYDEVIIYPVQHMPKSNRKKIEKLPKWSQLAFKGVDTLNPVQSTVFETAFNTSENMLICAPTGSGKTNVAILTILNVFKKHLTPKDQSLKTDSRVAGESNDSLDGLELSDCYFDKEFTVIYISPMKSLVLEQTQSFNLRFKDYGISVHELTGEMSMSRTQIQNTQIIVTTPEKWDVVTRKEGMLERVELVIIDEVHLLHDKRGSVIESLVTRTFMHDKVTGLKTRIVGLSATLPNYGDIAKFLRVDEGLFYFGNHYRPVPLEQHYIGIKEKKALKQYNITNELTYEHVIKNIGEKQVLVFVHSRKETYRTSKMILDKIVSEDKLELFIKDVASREILTSESEHIKNSNLKELLPFGIGIHHAGLVRSDRKLVEDLFSDKHLQLLVSTATLSWGVNLPAGVVIIKGTQIYVPEQGSWDELCPLSVQQMMGRAGRPQFDTFGKGIIITANEKLQYYLSLNNQQLPIESQLIAKLPEVLNSEIVLRNITNLQQALEWIKTTYLYVRVKKNPLLYGFETEDEELDEDDNMEGEEDKPEPKIDMEKLENYLLVLINSSFVHLEKNGLIKYERKSGMVTSTGLGVIASNYYLRPESIKIYSDSLRPNLTDSDLLNIFSCSVEFKYIPTREEEIVELQQLQQQIPIPCSNANLTATSTINRVAGIGGNNKISILLQAYISRLDLDGYALVSEMGYITQNAPRILTALFVISLKRCWSSLSIKLFNFCKMVESRMWLLMLPLRHFKTIPNEVVTKLEKKDIPWVRYYDLNAVELGELCRNQKLGKSLYKFVHLVPKVNLQVYVQPLTCNRISVHLVIKRDFVWDYKYHFNYQKFLLVIEDPSEDKILYSQSILLYPPTKGSNPNHETTNHDEGLNDKDEGESVDDTDIYLTLPIQEPRVYCYFIRVISDKWIGSETNVPIIFNKLTLPNKQDKVTTLLDLQPIPTTTLVKSASLNGREDGQGIVASKDEMENLLKYYIRNFKYNHFNNIQTQVFSSFYCTDENVLLSAPYGSGRFTCAELAVLRTLLQLKEKATIVVVVPFENLLRKRFKRLVSRFGEVCSVAELTGDFKQDFQVVLSNTITVTTAKNYNHLLNRYKNKLIQNVNLLVFEGVEFLSDELYGVSIELCLTQLRYYTTLYNSVELKREDSGNTLNGNSVMMNNKSRLVVITSSLYNNLDVCNWLGINTYYNFNNFVRQVPITVNLYTFDQIDQVTRQNSMISTINKFVTNKTKVLIVTTNTVYTKHLSLILDLHLNGPQQNHVNHNEHNSHLDKASGSAVSKLFSKYKLFNELKSVLYAYEGFSEDEVELVESLFAKDPRYRVLIVTSQVLWNLNIKCPYVIVADVNASYTNRPLVQNYYTQYDLQYILSLANPTSNYDKSDDHEDEDLECIFLLENNKKEEVKRMLYDSVVVESNLELSLEEALNNEIVRGLIKTPQEAIDWLTWTFYYRRLSKNPNYYSLIATTPQHLSEHLSELIENTIYNLKNMGLIQTSQDLPDSEEEIEEIMAVNLGHIASFYSVRCGTIELFAKNIKENTSRDQLLQLLSNAQELSLVQKRPNEKIFKQYLDHLTVQQKVLLLLKCHMERTILSNELFVDLHFVLKNVTNLLYALIDVISSHEYLKPALLAMELMQRIVQALTFTDSPLLQLPHSNREFVSKANSMKVNDLFDFIGMEDDDRNKLLSSFNKSEVLDIANFCNSIQILDIEFKFNNKNVKPSQSVTLLLNITKEGNNDVINAPYFPVDKKEQWWIVVGDTKDNKLYGIKRTSLNETNSVKLDIEAPSMKGKHELTLYVVSDSYVSTDYQYKLELNVV; from the exons ATGGCAGAACATTTTGTTCGTTTCAATCGATTTAATTATCGAAAC aacTCAAATCTGGTTATCCAGAGAGAAGGACCTGCTCCAAGACTCGATGAATCCACGGGTGAACCAGAATCTTTAGCAGGTCGCATCCTACACAAAATGGGCGATAAAGTGATGCACGAAGCTATAAAACCAAAACTAAAAAACAAAAGAGCTGCCCAAACTGTCCAAGATGAACCTTCCAGAAGACGTAAAACATTCTTG gACATTAGTAGAGGAGAAAACGTGCTTAACATAGATATAAACGTGGGTTTGAACTATGTACCAAGGAGCGGATACACAAGGACTAAGTACCAGGAAATGCTGACAATTCTCCAAAAGATACTAGGAGACCAGCCACAATCAGTTTTACTTAGCGCTTGTGATGAAACTTTGCTTTCCTTGAAAACAGAAAACTCGGCAGAGGAAAGAAGAGCTTTGGTGGAGGATGTGTTGGGTCCAGTTTCAGATGAAGTCTACTATAACTTATTCCATTTGTCAAAAGAGCTTACAGACTTTAAAATGGCATCAGAACAAGATACGGGGGGAGATACATTTGACGATACTGGATTGGCAGTGATATTTGATGAAGACGATAATCAAGATACGAATGAAGTAGTGGATCCTGAAGGagaagaagatgatgaaaaCGAACTAGATCCTCAACTTGGAATCAGATACCTCGGGTCAGAAGAAGACAACGCAAATCTCGATAAGGAAGATGATCTCAATACAAACAAGATAGATGGGTATTGGCTTCAGAGAGAACTTAACTCAATATACAACGATTACAACATCGCACAGGCCACAGAGAAGGAGATTCTGAGTATCTTAAACATTGAGGACGTTCAGGAGTGCGAAAATAAATTGGTTTTGTTGCTTAAGTATGAAAACTTTGATTTCGTAAAACTATTGTTAAGGAATaggtataaaattatatactgtACAAGACTGGGACAAGCACAGTCACAAGATGAAAAGAATAAGATATTTGATGAAATGTCAAAAACAGCACAAGGACAGCTGGTCTTGCAAGAGTTATCCCTGATAAACCTGAAGAAGACAAAACAGCAACTTTTGACACATAACTTGGAAAAGGAGCTAATTAATATGAAGACAGGACACCACAAGGATTTGGAAACTAAAAATGAAGATGAGTTGGAGGTACCAGATGAGTTTGTAGAAACAAAAGAAGATGTAGTACAAACAGCAACAACGACAGGGTTACAGGTTTTGGATTTGgaaaatttggtaataaaGGATGGAGCACAACATATGACTAACGTAAAGGTTGTTTTACCTGAAGGAACAGAAAGAATAGAACACAAGAGCTATGACGAGGTTATAATATACCCGGTACAACATATGCCAAAAAGTAATAGAAAGAAGATAGAAAAACTGCCAAAATGGTCACAGCTTGCATTTAAGGGTGTGGATACTCTAAATCCAGTACAGTCAACAGTCTTTGAAACTGCATTCAACACTTCAGAAAATATGCTCATATGCGCACCGACAGGCTCAGGAAAAACAAATGTGGCAATACTGacaatattaaatgttttCAAAAAGCACCTGACACCTAAAGACCAATCTCTTAAAACTGACTCTAGAGTGGCTGGGGAGTCCAATGACAGTTTGGATGGATTGGAGTTATCAGATTGTTATTTTGACAAGGAGTTTACAGTAATATACATTTCACCAATGAAATCTCTAGTTCTTGAACAGACGCAGTCATTTAATTTGCGATTTAAAGATTATGGAATATCAGTACACGAACTGACAGGAGAAATGAGCATGTCAAGAACCCAGATCCAGAACACACAAATTATAGTAACAACACCAGAAAAGTGGGATGTGGTGACAAGAAAGGAAGGGATGCTTGAGAGAGTAGAGCTGGTGATCATCGATGAAGTGCACTTGCTTCATGACAAGAGAGGAAGTGTAATTGAGTCGTTGGTGACAAGAACATTCATGCACGATAAGGTCACAGGACTAAAGACAAGGATTGTGGGATTGAGTGCAACTTTGCCAAACTATGGAGATATAGCAAAGTTTTTGAGAGTTGATGAAGGATTGTTTTACTTTGGAAACCACTACAGACCAGTACCATTGGAACAACACTATATAGGAATTAAGGAGAAAAAGGCATTGAAACagtataatataacaaatGAGCTTACATATGAGCATGTGATAAAGAATATTGGAGAGAAGCAAGTTTTAGTGTTTGTGCACTCGAGAAAGGAGACTTACAGAACTAGTAAGATGATTTTGGACAAGATTGTAAGTGAAGATAAACTAGAACTATTCATCAAGGATGTTGCGTCAAGAGAGATTTTAACAAGTGAGTCAGAGCATATCAAAAACTCAAATTTGAAAGAATTGTTACCGTTTGGGATAGGAATACATCACGCAGGATTGGTAAGAAGTGACAGGAAGTTGGTAGAGGATTTATTTTCAGACAAGCATCTCCAGCTTTTAGTGAGTACTGCAACATTAAGTTGGGGAGTAAACCTTCCAGCAGGAGTAGTTATCATCAAAGGTACTCAGATATACGTACCTGAGCAGGGAAGTTGGGATGAACTGTGTCCACTGAGTGTACAGCAGATGATGGGAAGAGCAGGAAGACCACAGTTTGATACTTTTGGAAAGggaataataataacagCCAATGAAAAACtacagtattatttatcactCAATAATCAGCAGTTGCCTATAGAATCCCAACTAATTGCAAAACTGCCTGAAGTACTCAATTCTGAAATAGTGCTCAGaaatataactaatttgCAACAGGCCTTAGAATGGATTAAAACAACGTACTTGTACGTCAGAGTAAAAAAGAATCCACTGCTTTATGGTTTTGAAACAGAAGATGAGGAACTAGATGAAGATGACAACATGGAAGGGGAAGAAGATAAACCTGAACCTAAAATAGATATGGAGAAGcttgaaaattatttgcTGGTCCTAATAAACAGTAGTTTTGTACATTTGGAGAAGAATGGTCTGATAAAGTACGAGAGAAAGAGTGGAATGGTGACAAGCACAGGGTTGGGAGTTATAGCaagtaattattatttgagGCCAGAGTCAATTAAGATATACAGTGATAGTTTGAGACCAAATTTGACAGATTCAGATTTATTGAACATTTTCAGTTGTTCAGTGGAGTTCAAGTACATACCAACCAGAGAAGAGGAAATAGTTGAGCTTCAACAACTCCAACAGCAGATCCCAATACCATGTTCTAATGCAAACCTGACGGCAACAAGTACAATTAACAGAGTAGCAGGAATAGGgggaaataataaaataagtataCTGTTGCAAGCATATATAAGCAGATTGGATTTGGATGGCTATGCATTGGTTAGTGAAATGGGTTACATAACACAAAACGCACCAAGGATCTTGACAGCACTCTTTGTAATCAGTTTGAAGAGATGTTGGAGTAGCCTGAGTATTAAGTTGTTTAACTTTTGCAAGATGGTGGAAAGCCGCATGTGGCTGCTAATGCTGCCACTAAGACACTTCAAGACGATCCCAAACGAAGTTGTGACAAAGTTGGAGAAAAAAGATATCCCATGGGTACGCTACTACGATCTCAATGCTGTAGAACTGGGAGAACTATGCCGTAACCAGAAACTGGGAAAATCACTTTACAAATTTGTCCACTTGGTCCCCAAAGTTAATTTGCAAGTATACGTCCAACCACTAACGTGTAATAGAATAAGTGTTCATTTAGTGATAAAAAGAGACTTTGTTTGGGATTACAAGTATCACTTTAACTATCAAAAGTTTCTATTAGTCATAGAAGACCCCTCAGAGGATAAGATACTCTATTCCCAGTCAATATTGCTGTATCCCCCTACAAAAGGAAGTAACCCAAATCATGAAACTACTAATCACGATGAAGGCTTGAATGATAAGGATGAAGGAGAAAGTGTAGATGATACTGACATATACTTGACGTTGCCAATTCAGGAACCAAGAGTGTACTGCTATTTTATAAGGGTAATTAGTGATAAGTGGATAGGAAGTGAAACAAATGTGCCGATAATATTCAATAAGTTAACATTACCAAATAAACAAGATAAGGTAACTACACTCCTAGATTTGCAACCAATACCAACAACCACATTGGTTAAATCAGCTTCACTAAACGGTAGAGAAGACGGTCAAGGGATTGTGGCCTCTAAAGATGAAATGGAAAACTTACTTAAATACTATATTCGCAACTTCAAGTACAACCATTTCAATAATATCCAAACTCAAGTCTTCAGCAGTTTCTACTGTACAGATGAGAACGTTTTATTGTCAGCACCATATGGTTCTGGGAGGTTCACATGTGCTGAACTGGCAGTTTTGAGAACTCTTTTGCAATTAAAGGAAAAGGCCACAATAGTAGTGGTTGTCCCTTTTGAAAACTTGTTGAGAAAGAGATTTAAGAGACTTGTGAGTAGGTTTGGAGAGGTTTGTTCAGTTGCCGAGTTGACGGGGGATTTTAAGCAGGACTTCCAAGTTGTGCTAAGTAATACAATCACAGTAACAACAGCAAAGAATTATAATCATCTTCTTAACAGATATAAGAATAAACTGATACAAAACGTTAATCTCTTGGTATTTGAAGGAGTGGAGTTCTTGTCAGATGAACTTTACGGAGTGAGTATTGAGCTTTGTCTAACCCAACTGAGGTACTACACGACTTTGTATAACAGTGTGGAGCTTAAGAGAGAAGATTCAGGTAACACATTAAATGGAAATAGTGTGATGATGAATAACAAAAGTAGGCTTGTGGTTATTACAAGTAGCTTGTACAACAACTTGGATGTGTGTAACTGGCTGGGTATTAACACCTATTACAACTTTAACAACTTTGTGAGGCAAGTCCCAATAACAGTAAATCTGTATACATTCGACCAAATTGACCAAGTTACAAGACAAAACTCAATGATTTCAACAATTAACAAGTTTGTTACAAATAAAACTAAAGTTCTAATTGTTACCACAAATACAGTGTACACTAAACACCTTTCGTTGATTTTGGACCTACATTTGAATGGCCCACAACAAAATCACGTGAACCACAATGAACATAATTCTCATTTAGATAAGGCCAGTGGGTCAGCTGTgtctaaattattttctaaataCAAACTGTTTAATGAGTTAAAAAGTGTTCTGTATGCATATGAAGGGTTCAGTGAGGATGAGGTAGAGTTGGTTGAGAGTCTGTTTGCAAAGGACCCTAGATACAGAGTGTTGATAGTCACCAGTCAAGTGTTATGGAACCTTAACATAAAGTGTCCTTACGTCATTGTGGCAGACGTAAACGCAAGCTACACTAACCGTCCCTTAgttcaaaattattacacacAATATGACCTTCAGTATATACTGTCCTTGGCAAATCCCACATCAAATTATGACAAATCAGACGATCATGAGGATGAGGATCTTGAATGTATATTTTTGTTGGAAAATAACAAGAAGGAGGAAGTGAAAAGGATGCTATATGACTCAGTTGTGGTGGAGAGCAACCTGGAGTTGAGTTTGGAAGAAGCACTAAATAACGAAATTGTAAGAGGACTTATTAAAACACCACAAGAAGCAATTGACTGGCTAACCTGGACTTTTTATTACAGAAGGCTTTCAAAGAAcccaaattattattctttgATTGCAACAACACCTCAACACTTGTCAGAACACCTATCTGAATTAATAgaaaatactatatacaATTTGAAGAACATGGGACTGATACAAACGTCTCAAGACCTACCTGATTCTGAAGAGGAGATTGAAGAGATAATGGCAGTAAACCTGGGTCATATTGCCTCATTTTATTCAGTAAGATGTGGAACTATTGAATTATTTgcaaaaaatattaaggAAAACACTTCAAGAGATCAATTGCTACAACTGTTATCAAACGCGCAGGAACTTTCATTAGTACAGAAAAGAccaaatgaaaaaatatttaaacaatatcTAGACCATCTCACAGTCCAACAGAAAGTATTACTTTTACTCAAg tgcCACATGGAGAGAAccattttatcaaatgaaTTATTTGTGGATCTTCACTTTGTCCTTAAAAATGTTacaaatttgttatatGCACTTATTGACGTGATTAGCAGCCATGAGTACTTGAAGCCTGCACTATTGGCTATGGAACTAATGCAGAGGATAGTTCAGGCACTTACTTTCACAGATTCACCCTTGTTGCAACTTCCACACTCTAATAGGGAATTCGTATCTAAAGCAAATT caATGAAAGTCAAtgatttatttgattttattgGGATGGAAGACGACGATAGAAACAAACTCCTTTCTAGCTTTAACAAATCTGAAGTACTGGATATCGCCAATTTCTGTAACTCTATTCAAATACTGGATATTGAATTCAAATTCAATAACAAAAACGTTAAACCTTCGCAATCAGTAACGTTACTGCTGAATATAACCAAAGAAGGG AACAACGATGTTATTAACGCTCCTTATTTTCCTGTCGACAAAAAGGAACAGTGGTGGATTGTCGTAGGCGACACCAAAGATAATAAACTATACGGAATCAAGAGAACCTCTCTGAACGAAACCAATAGTGTTAAGCTGGACATTGAAGCTCCTTCTATGAAGGGAAAACACGAACTTACTTTATACGTAGTCAGTGACTCATATGTATCAACAGACTACCAATATAAATTAGAACTAAATGTcgtataa
- a CDS encoding putative integral membrane protein gives MSSYKDDVEHNRSNRYSSLYHDWFMIGIGCFTYFLVGLSLTLVYVLCEMDYFMLSGLFRIQRFFSDDAYYFSKQVTLMYGVIGFILTLLIGPIGKVSCILWSWILTLTYLVIGTYSYLIGFTQYGKLLIRSMSIISLITHILMCNFIFFLFDPMQSGHTKTNESVSSDHNGKHSSVIGPYGSLVYYRVILFLVGFFLGSPIVSFVLRMSLSVTTFSEKDPVMSSVDLCRIMMLMFSITVTASTFLTLTFSNGLSPKTDHIWFPFRMISYRTFKKTMFNFFDLELLLVVWIVNPLIMTLIPYTTRIHFEFHKFSLVHRLLFSMFMIGIMVLMHRDILYSCISTIKLINASIFNILYTDGYTQIYDEHLRKEPVSTTPYSNYTVRTNVSTEPMVVPHEISIQSVVSYPYLENGWDDVENEDKKLLWRSYHMLQSLQRLTHLINTGGDMDIRNIFSDPELSLCKPQIDNSDDISENNADDSMKSIVFLLNEYRSELLSMLGNTINRYWFDKFVFSRSECCTTNLLFRIVLTLLIKFKKLDSSISQFPSCTCYSSIISLFYIILLLSVIATSKILFKLTDHMTEEETQNIQSDQSLRSTILLQNISRLTKDLNDLVWILLSNSSLLESRMVLLRLCEYEFKVSAILEVLKPVDNCCCVCCYKCKNNKVEGENNDNNKECNLKEKLTVLNPKGLSSYTDFLSENIVEGNHPCMCIVIKYLDVISAISLLTS, from the exons ATGAGTAGCTATAAAGACGACGTTGAACACAATAGATCCAATCGGTACTCTAGTCTGTACCATGATTGGTTTATGATTGGTATAGGATGTTTTACATACTTCCTGGTTGGTCTATCACTTACTCTGGTTTATGTACTATGTGAGATGgattattttatgttaTCTGGTTTATTTCGTATTCAAAGATTCTTTTCAGACGATGCATATTACTTCAGTAAACAGGTAACATTAATGTATGGTGTTATTGGATTCATCCTTACATTGCTGATTGGACCTATTGGTAAGGTATCATGTATATTATGGTCATGGATCCTAACACTGACATATCTTGTGATTGGAACATACTCGTACTTGATTGGATTTACACAGTACGGGAAGCTCTTAATTAGATCAATGAGCATCATATCACTCATAACACACATCCTTATGTGTAACTTCATATTCTTCCTATTTGATCCAATGCAAAGTGGTCATACCAAGACTAATGAAAGTGTCTCATCAGACCATAACGGCAAACACTCTTCAGTTATTGGTCCATACGGATCACTTGTATACTATAGGGTAATATTGTTTCTCGTCGGATTTTTTCTCGGATCACCAATTGTCTCATTTGTCCTGAGGATGAGTCTGTCGGTTACTACATTCTCTGAAAAGGACCCAGTAATGTCTTCAGTTGATTTGTGCAGAATAATGATGCTGATGTTCTCAATAACCGTCACGGCCAGTACATTCCTGACGCTCACGTTCTCAAATGGCCTAAGTCCAAAAACAGATCACATTTGGTTTCCATTCCGAATGATATCTTACAGGACATTTAAGAAGACAATGTTTAACTTCTTTGACCTAGAGTTGCTACTTGTGGTATGGATCGTCAATCCTCTCATCATGACTCTAATTCCATACACAACTAGGATCCACTTCGAGTTTCACAAATTCTCACTAGTTCACAGGTTATTGTTCTCAATGTTTATGATTGGGATAATGGTACTCATGCATAGAGATATACTCTACAGCTGTATCAGTACcattaaactaattaatgCATCTATATTCAACATACTGTATACTGATGGATACACACAGATATATGATGAACATCTTAGGAAGGAACCAGTATCAACAACTCCATATTCTAACTACACTGTGAGAACAAACGTTAGTACAGAACCGATGGTTGTTCCACATGAGATTTCAATTCAATCAGTTGTATCATATCCTTATCTTGAGAATGGCTGGGATgatgttgaaaatgaagataaaaaGCTCTTATGGAGGTCATATCACATGCTTCAATCACTTCAGAGACTAACACATCTCATTAATACTGGAGGTGATATGGATATCCGTAACATCTTCTCTGACCCAGAACTATCACTGTGTAAGCCACAAATAGATAATTCAGATGATATATCAGAGAACAATGCTGATGACTCAATGAAAAGCATAGTCTTTCTACTGAATGAGTACAGAAGTGAGCTGTTATCAATGTTAGGTAATACAATTAATAGATACTGGTTTGACAAATTCGTTTTTTCACGTTCTGAATGTTGTACAACCAACTTGCTTTTTCGCATAGTTCTCACTTTATTGatcaagtttaaaaaactgGATTCGTCAATTTCTCAATTCCCATCATGTACATGCTATTCTTCTATTATTTCccttttttatataattttacttcTCTCCGTAATTGCTACTTCAAAAATTTTGTTCAAGTTAACTGATCACATGACTGAAGAGGAAACACAAAACATTCAGTCTGATCAATCGCTCAGGtctactatactattacagAATATATCTAGGTTGACAAAAGATTTGAATGATCTTGTTTGGATTTTACTGTCTAATAGTTCATTACTTGAATCTAGAATGGTTTTGCTTAGATTATGTGAGtatgaatttaaagtatCCGCTATTCTCGAAGTACTCAAACCAGTTGATAATTGTTGTTGTGTTTGCTGTTATAAATGCAAAAATAACAAGGTTGAGGgtgaaaataatgataataataaagaatGTAATCTAAAAGAAAAGTTGACTGTTTTAAACCCAAAAGGTTTGAGTTCGTATACTGATTTTTTATCTGAAAACATAGTTGAAGGAAATCACCCCTGTATGTGCATAGTTATTAA ATATCTCGATGTTATCTCCGCAATAAGTCTCTTAACGTCTTAA